One genomic window of Numida meleagris isolate 19003 breed g44 Domestic line chromosome 1, NumMel1.0, whole genome shotgun sequence includes the following:
- the GTSE1 gene encoding G2 and S phase-expressed protein 1 isoform X4, translating into MEEGKDMALHRSSRVAEEKLSTCVDVSDFPLLADEKFDFDLSLSPVSGSEDEVFVGPLGHKEKCIAVNIEATRSAEKKRVPPSDEKLMWSPLTGDKFVEIFKEAHLLALRIESGSKSEEKKISQSEENEDEITEQFAGDLKSKMKILKSHHIEKSPRAVKRETYCVGDSPASMLLPSFQKESDKLLSGDKTRILHIPSDRSPVKIQASPTKINSSPLTQEQKTKEIKKTTGKLLMPKLSSTLGKSSMLTVEKAKPGKYISISTKRDTASVGSSEDLISDKSSAASDVFESSFSGSSSAQDKKVLPAPNKPGLKKTHLKLPGVASGLARKSTSSSSSSVSSVSSNLNSSLPISPIGKSGKPNATSKTGVSGSKPSSSMNRLSLARPTRVSSLHAVNTERSSKQARSASTPKISSAASLAKSSASAVTVPSEPEGSGIQRLRSLPSLQKLCQQNKDGSTTKGSLCPKPRARVLSVPTSQTQIPVKTTDITPNKSATKATPSLGLTFCGKVGSAMAVSTPLKASEDGIFQIPCERPVPMTPASLKRSALPTPVRRISGFPAATPKTTPRSVFSPHVESVRRSSSFSTRKTLTAGSKQIKETQSSSSDDPSPPPVQPLMLDFSPEKAVTEIAEDKLKEAGAQNQLAEERQTKEILLVDIGADNCLPQTLECGSRPLIDLSNTPEVNKIIPLKPTFSGQVKLEGGLLQMLSDEWC; encoded by the exons ATGGAGGAGGGGAAAGACATGGCATTGCATCGCTCCAGTCGTGTGGCGGAAGAAAAGCTGAGTACTTGCGTGGATG TTTCAGACTTTCCTCTTCTGGCTGACGAAAAGTTTGATTTTGACCTTTCACTCTCTCCAGTAAG tggaAGTGAAGATGAAGTTTTTGTTGGACCTCTGggacacaaagaaaaatgtatcgCTGTCAATATTGAAGCGACaagaagtgctgaaaaaaaGAGGGTGCCCCCTTCTGATGAGAAACTCATGTGGAGCCCACTTACAGGAGACAAATTTGTGGAAATTTTCAAAGAAGCTCATTTGTTAGCACTGCGGATAGAAAGCGGAAGTAAGagtgaggagaagaaaataagccagtcagaagaaaatgaagatgagatTACAGAACAATTTGCGGGGGACTTGaagtcaaaaatgaaaatactgaaaagccaCCATATAGAGAAAAGTCCTCGGGCTGTTAAGAGGGAGACGTACTGTGTGGGAGATAGCCCTGCCAGTatgctgctgccttcttttcAGAAGGAATCAGATAAACTTCTGTCAGGTGACAAGACACGCATTCTTCATATTCCTTCAGACAGAAGCCCTGTTAAAATTCAGGCATCTCCTACAAAAATCAACAGTTCACCTCtgacacaggaacagaaaactaaggaaataaagaaaacaactggCAAACTGCTAATGCCAAAGCTTTCATCTACTCTTGGAAAAAGCAGTATGTTGACTGTAGAAAAG GCCAAACCAGGAAAATATATTAGTATTTCTACAAAAAGAGATACAGCCAGCGTGGGATCATCTGAAGATCTAATTTCAGATAAATCAAGTGCTGCTTCAGATGTCTTTGAGTCTTCATTCAGTGGTAGTTCCTCAGCGCAGGACAAAAAAGTCCTTCCTGCACCAAATAAG CCTGGTTTAAAGAAAACGCATCTGAAACTTCCTGGTGTTGCCAGTGGTCTCGCAAGGAAAAGTACTTCATCTTCTTCATCGTCAGTTTCCAGTGTGAGCTCAAATCTGAACTCAAGTTTACCCATTTCTCCCATAGGAAAAAGTG GAAAACCGAATGCAACTTCAAAAACTGGTGTGAGTGGCTCTAAACCTTCATCTAGTATGAATAGACTGTCTCTGGCCAGACCAACCAGAGTGTCATCTCTGCACGCTGTCAATACTGAGAGATCCAGCAAGCAAGCGAGATCAGCTAGTACTCCCAAAATATCTAGTGCTGCAAGCTTGGCTAaatcttcagcttctgctgtaACAGTGCCATCCGAGCCCGAAGGCAGTGGAATTCAGAGGCTGAGGTCTCTCCCCAGTCTGCAGAAGCTATGTCAACAAAATAAAGACGGAAGTACAACAAAAGGAAGCCTGTGCCCAAAGCCCAGGGCTAGAGTTCTGTCAGTTCCTACAAGTCAAACTCAGATTCCAGTGAAAACTACAG ATATAACACCAAACAAGtcagcaacaaaagcaacacCTTCTCTTGGATTAACATTTTGTGGCAAAGTTGGAAG TGCCATGGCAGTCAGCACACCCCTGAAAGCTTCAGAAGATGGGATATTTCAGATTCCCTGTGAGAGGCCTGTCCCCATGACTCCTGCCAGTTTGAAGCGGTCTGCCTTGCCTACTCCTGTCCGTCGTATCTCAGGATTTCCAGCAGCAACTCCTAAAACCACACCAAGATCAGTATTTTCTCCACACGTTGAATCTGTTCGCCGAAGTTCCAGCTTTTCTACCAGAAAGACACTTACAGCTGG TTCTAAACAGATAAAAGAGACGCAGTCGTCATCTTCAGATGACCCATCTCCTCCACCTGTGCAGCCTCTTATGCTTGACTTCTCACCAGAAAAAGCTGTGACAGAAATAGCAGAAGACAAATTAAAAGAGGCTGGAGCACAAAATCAGCTGGCTGAAGAGAGACAAACTAAAGAG atattacTCGTAGATATTGGAGCAGATAACTGTCTCCCACAAACTTTGGAATGTGGAAGTAGACCTCTGATTGACCTCTCCAATACTCCTGAAGTGAATAAGATTATTCCTCTAAAGCCTACATTCTCGGGGCAGGTAAAG CTTGAAGGTGGACTCCTCCAGATGCTTTCAGATGAGTGGTG ttaa
- the GTSE1 gene encoding G2 and S phase-expressed protein 1 isoform X3 yields MEEGKDMALHRSSRVAEEKLSTCVDVSDFPLLADEKFDFDLSLSPVSGSEDEVFVGPLGHKEKCIAVNIEATRSAEKKRVPPSDEKLMWSPLTGDKFVEIFKEAHLLALRIESGSKSEEKKISQSEENEDEITEQFAGDLKSKMKILKSHHIEKSPRAVKRETYCVGDSPASMLLPSFQKESDKLLSGDKTRILHIPSDRSPVKIQASPTKINSSPLTQEQKTKEIKKTTGKLLMPKLSSTLGKSSMLTVEKAKPGKYISISTKRDTASVGSSEDLISDKSSAASDVFESSFSGSSSAQDKKVLPAPNKPGLKKTHLKLPGVASGLARKSTSSSSSSVSSVSSNLNSSLPISPIGKSGKPNATSKTGVSGSKPSSSMNRLSLARPTRVSSLHAVNTERSSKQARSASTPKISSAASLAKSSASAVTVPSEPEGSGIQRLRSLPSLQKLCQQNKDGSTTKGSLCPKPRARVLSVPTSQTQIPVKTTDITPNKSATKATPSLGLTFCGKVGSAMAVSTPLKASEDGIFQIPCERPVPMTPASLKRSALPTPVRRISGFPAATPKTTPRSVFSPHVESVRRSSSFSTRKTLTAGSKQIKETQSSSSDDPSPPPVQPLMLDFSPEKAVTEIAEDKLKEAGAQNQLAEERQTKEILLVDIGADNCLPQTLECGSRPLIDLSNTPEVNKIIPLKPTFSGQVKQLEGGLLQMLSDEWC; encoded by the exons ATGGAGGAGGGGAAAGACATGGCATTGCATCGCTCCAGTCGTGTGGCGGAAGAAAAGCTGAGTACTTGCGTGGATG TTTCAGACTTTCCTCTTCTGGCTGACGAAAAGTTTGATTTTGACCTTTCACTCTCTCCAGTAAG tggaAGTGAAGATGAAGTTTTTGTTGGACCTCTGggacacaaagaaaaatgtatcgCTGTCAATATTGAAGCGACaagaagtgctgaaaaaaaGAGGGTGCCCCCTTCTGATGAGAAACTCATGTGGAGCCCACTTACAGGAGACAAATTTGTGGAAATTTTCAAAGAAGCTCATTTGTTAGCACTGCGGATAGAAAGCGGAAGTAAGagtgaggagaagaaaataagccagtcagaagaaaatgaagatgagatTACAGAACAATTTGCGGGGGACTTGaagtcaaaaatgaaaatactgaaaagccaCCATATAGAGAAAAGTCCTCGGGCTGTTAAGAGGGAGACGTACTGTGTGGGAGATAGCCCTGCCAGTatgctgctgccttcttttcAGAAGGAATCAGATAAACTTCTGTCAGGTGACAAGACACGCATTCTTCATATTCCTTCAGACAGAAGCCCTGTTAAAATTCAGGCATCTCCTACAAAAATCAACAGTTCACCTCtgacacaggaacagaaaactaaggaaataaagaaaacaactggCAAACTGCTAATGCCAAAGCTTTCATCTACTCTTGGAAAAAGCAGTATGTTGACTGTAGAAAAG GCCAAACCAGGAAAATATATTAGTATTTCTACAAAAAGAGATACAGCCAGCGTGGGATCATCTGAAGATCTAATTTCAGATAAATCAAGTGCTGCTTCAGATGTCTTTGAGTCTTCATTCAGTGGTAGTTCCTCAGCGCAGGACAAAAAAGTCCTTCCTGCACCAAATAAG CCTGGTTTAAAGAAAACGCATCTGAAACTTCCTGGTGTTGCCAGTGGTCTCGCAAGGAAAAGTACTTCATCTTCTTCATCGTCAGTTTCCAGTGTGAGCTCAAATCTGAACTCAAGTTTACCCATTTCTCCCATAGGAAAAAGTG GAAAACCGAATGCAACTTCAAAAACTGGTGTGAGTGGCTCTAAACCTTCATCTAGTATGAATAGACTGTCTCTGGCCAGACCAACCAGAGTGTCATCTCTGCACGCTGTCAATACTGAGAGATCCAGCAAGCAAGCGAGATCAGCTAGTACTCCCAAAATATCTAGTGCTGCAAGCTTGGCTAaatcttcagcttctgctgtaACAGTGCCATCCGAGCCCGAAGGCAGTGGAATTCAGAGGCTGAGGTCTCTCCCCAGTCTGCAGAAGCTATGTCAACAAAATAAAGACGGAAGTACAACAAAAGGAAGCCTGTGCCCAAAGCCCAGGGCTAGAGTTCTGTCAGTTCCTACAAGTCAAACTCAGATTCCAGTGAAAACTACAG ATATAACACCAAACAAGtcagcaacaaaagcaacacCTTCTCTTGGATTAACATTTTGTGGCAAAGTTGGAAG TGCCATGGCAGTCAGCACACCCCTGAAAGCTTCAGAAGATGGGATATTTCAGATTCCCTGTGAGAGGCCTGTCCCCATGACTCCTGCCAGTTTGAAGCGGTCTGCCTTGCCTACTCCTGTCCGTCGTATCTCAGGATTTCCAGCAGCAACTCCTAAAACCACACCAAGATCAGTATTTTCTCCACACGTTGAATCTGTTCGCCGAAGTTCCAGCTTTTCTACCAGAAAGACACTTACAGCTGG TTCTAAACAGATAAAAGAGACGCAGTCGTCATCTTCAGATGACCCATCTCCTCCACCTGTGCAGCCTCTTATGCTTGACTTCTCACCAGAAAAAGCTGTGACAGAAATAGCAGAAGACAAATTAAAAGAGGCTGGAGCACAAAATCAGCTGGCTGAAGAGAGACAAACTAAAGAG atattacTCGTAGATATTGGAGCAGATAACTGTCTCCCACAAACTTTGGAATGTGGAAGTAGACCTCTGATTGACCTCTCCAATACTCCTGAAGTGAATAAGATTATTCCTCTAAAGCCTACATTCTCGGGGCAGGTAAAG CAGCTTGAAGGTGGACTCCTCCAGATGCTTTCAGATGAGTGGTG ttaa
- the GTSE1 gene encoding G2 and S phase-expressed protein 1 isoform X2: MEEGKDMALHRSSRVAEEKLSTCVDVSDFPLLADEKFDFDLSLSPVSGSEDEVFVGPLGHKEKCIAVNIEATRSAEKKRVPPSDEKLMWSPLTGDKFVEIFKEAHLLALRIESGSKSEEKKISQSEENEDEITEQFAGDLKSKMKILKSHHIEKSPRAVKRETYCVGDSPASMLLPSFQKESDKLLSGDKTRILHIPSDRSPVKIQASPTKINSSPLTQEQKTKEIKKTTGKLLMPKLSSTLGKSSMLTVEKAKPGKYISISTKRDTASVGSSEDLISDKSSAASDVFESSFSGSSSAQDKKVLPAPNKPGLKKTHLKLPGVASGLARKSTSSSSSSVSSVSSNLNSSLPISPIGKSGKPNATSKTGVSGSKPSSSMNRLSLARPTRVSSLHAVNTERSSKQARSASTPKISSAASLAKSSASAVTVPSEPEGSGIQRLRSLPSLQKLCQQNKDGSTTKGSLCPKPRARVLSVPTSQTQIPVKTTDITPNKSATKATPSLGLTFCGKVGSAMAVSTPLKASEDGIFQIPCERPVPMTPASLKRSALPTPVRRISGFPAATPKTTPRSVFSPHVESVRRSSSFSTRKTLTAGSKQIKETQSSSSDDPSPPPVQPLMLDFSPEKAVTEIAEDKLKEAGAQNQLAEERQTKEILLVDIGADNCLPQTLECGSRPLIDLSNTPEVNKIIPLKPTFSGQLIDLSSPLITLSPDINKENLDSPLLKF; encoded by the exons ATGGAGGAGGGGAAAGACATGGCATTGCATCGCTCCAGTCGTGTGGCGGAAGAAAAGCTGAGTACTTGCGTGGATG TTTCAGACTTTCCTCTTCTGGCTGACGAAAAGTTTGATTTTGACCTTTCACTCTCTCCAGTAAG tggaAGTGAAGATGAAGTTTTTGTTGGACCTCTGggacacaaagaaaaatgtatcgCTGTCAATATTGAAGCGACaagaagtgctgaaaaaaaGAGGGTGCCCCCTTCTGATGAGAAACTCATGTGGAGCCCACTTACAGGAGACAAATTTGTGGAAATTTTCAAAGAAGCTCATTTGTTAGCACTGCGGATAGAAAGCGGAAGTAAGagtgaggagaagaaaataagccagtcagaagaaaatgaagatgagatTACAGAACAATTTGCGGGGGACTTGaagtcaaaaatgaaaatactgaaaagccaCCATATAGAGAAAAGTCCTCGGGCTGTTAAGAGGGAGACGTACTGTGTGGGAGATAGCCCTGCCAGTatgctgctgccttcttttcAGAAGGAATCAGATAAACTTCTGTCAGGTGACAAGACACGCATTCTTCATATTCCTTCAGACAGAAGCCCTGTTAAAATTCAGGCATCTCCTACAAAAATCAACAGTTCACCTCtgacacaggaacagaaaactaaggaaataaagaaaacaactggCAAACTGCTAATGCCAAAGCTTTCATCTACTCTTGGAAAAAGCAGTATGTTGACTGTAGAAAAG GCCAAACCAGGAAAATATATTAGTATTTCTACAAAAAGAGATACAGCCAGCGTGGGATCATCTGAAGATCTAATTTCAGATAAATCAAGTGCTGCTTCAGATGTCTTTGAGTCTTCATTCAGTGGTAGTTCCTCAGCGCAGGACAAAAAAGTCCTTCCTGCACCAAATAAG CCTGGTTTAAAGAAAACGCATCTGAAACTTCCTGGTGTTGCCAGTGGTCTCGCAAGGAAAAGTACTTCATCTTCTTCATCGTCAGTTTCCAGTGTGAGCTCAAATCTGAACTCAAGTTTACCCATTTCTCCCATAGGAAAAAGTG GAAAACCGAATGCAACTTCAAAAACTGGTGTGAGTGGCTCTAAACCTTCATCTAGTATGAATAGACTGTCTCTGGCCAGACCAACCAGAGTGTCATCTCTGCACGCTGTCAATACTGAGAGATCCAGCAAGCAAGCGAGATCAGCTAGTACTCCCAAAATATCTAGTGCTGCAAGCTTGGCTAaatcttcagcttctgctgtaACAGTGCCATCCGAGCCCGAAGGCAGTGGAATTCAGAGGCTGAGGTCTCTCCCCAGTCTGCAGAAGCTATGTCAACAAAATAAAGACGGAAGTACAACAAAAGGAAGCCTGTGCCCAAAGCCCAGGGCTAGAGTTCTGTCAGTTCCTACAAGTCAAACTCAGATTCCAGTGAAAACTACAG ATATAACACCAAACAAGtcagcaacaaaagcaacacCTTCTCTTGGATTAACATTTTGTGGCAAAGTTGGAAG TGCCATGGCAGTCAGCACACCCCTGAAAGCTTCAGAAGATGGGATATTTCAGATTCCCTGTGAGAGGCCTGTCCCCATGACTCCTGCCAGTTTGAAGCGGTCTGCCTTGCCTACTCCTGTCCGTCGTATCTCAGGATTTCCAGCAGCAACTCCTAAAACCACACCAAGATCAGTATTTTCTCCACACGTTGAATCTGTTCGCCGAAGTTCCAGCTTTTCTACCAGAAAGACACTTACAGCTGG TTCTAAACAGATAAAAGAGACGCAGTCGTCATCTTCAGATGACCCATCTCCTCCACCTGTGCAGCCTCTTATGCTTGACTTCTCACCAGAAAAAGCTGTGACAGAAATAGCAGAAGACAAATTAAAAGAGGCTGGAGCACAAAATCAGCTGGCTGAAGAGAGACAAACTAAAGAG atattacTCGTAGATATTGGAGCAGATAACTGTCTCCCACAAACTTTGGAATGTGGAAGTAGACCTCTGATTGACCTCTCCAATACTCCTGAAGTGAATAAGATTATTCCTCTAAAGCCTACATTCTCGGGGCAG ttaattGATTTGAGCTCTCCTCTTATCACTCTGAGTCCTgatataaacaaagaaaatttggATTCCCCTCTGTTGAAGTTCTGA
- the GTSE1 gene encoding G2 and S phase-expressed protein 1 isoform X1, producing MEEGKDMALHRSSRVAEEKLSTCVDVSDFPLLADEKFDFDLSLSPVSGSEDEVFVGPLGHKEKCIAVNIEATRSAEKKRVPPSDEKLMWSPLTGDKFVEIFKEAHLLALRIESGSKSEEKKISQSEENEDEITEQFAGDLKSKMKILKSHHIEKSPRAVKRETYCVGDSPASMLLPSFQKESDKLLSGDKTRILHIPSDRSPVKIQASPTKINSSPLTQEQKTKEIKKTTGKLLMPKLSSTLGKSSMLTVEKAKPGKYISISTKRDTASVGSSEDLISDKSSAASDVFESSFSGSSSAQDKKVLPAPNKPGLKKTHLKLPGVASGLARKSTSSSSSSVSSVSSNLNSSLPISPIGKSGKPNATSKTGVSGSKPSSSMNRLSLARPTRVSSLHAVNTERSSKQARSASTPKISSAASLAKSSASAVTVPSEPEGSGIQRLRSLPSLQKLCQQNKDGSTTKGSLCPKPRARVLSVPTSQTQIPVKTTDITPNKSATKATPSLGLTFCGKVGSAMAVSTPLKASEDGIFQIPCERPVPMTPASLKRSALPTPVRRISGFPAATPKTTPRSVFSPHVESVRRSSSFSTRKTLTAGSKQIKETQSSSSDDPSPPPVQPLMLDFSPEKAVTEIAEDKLKEAGAQNQLAEERQTKEILLVDIGADNCLPQTLECGSRPLIDLSNTPEVNKIIPLKPTFSGQVKLIDLSSPLITLSPDINKENLDSPLLKF from the exons ATGGAGGAGGGGAAAGACATGGCATTGCATCGCTCCAGTCGTGTGGCGGAAGAAAAGCTGAGTACTTGCGTGGATG TTTCAGACTTTCCTCTTCTGGCTGACGAAAAGTTTGATTTTGACCTTTCACTCTCTCCAGTAAG tggaAGTGAAGATGAAGTTTTTGTTGGACCTCTGggacacaaagaaaaatgtatcgCTGTCAATATTGAAGCGACaagaagtgctgaaaaaaaGAGGGTGCCCCCTTCTGATGAGAAACTCATGTGGAGCCCACTTACAGGAGACAAATTTGTGGAAATTTTCAAAGAAGCTCATTTGTTAGCACTGCGGATAGAAAGCGGAAGTAAGagtgaggagaagaaaataagccagtcagaagaaaatgaagatgagatTACAGAACAATTTGCGGGGGACTTGaagtcaaaaatgaaaatactgaaaagccaCCATATAGAGAAAAGTCCTCGGGCTGTTAAGAGGGAGACGTACTGTGTGGGAGATAGCCCTGCCAGTatgctgctgccttcttttcAGAAGGAATCAGATAAACTTCTGTCAGGTGACAAGACACGCATTCTTCATATTCCTTCAGACAGAAGCCCTGTTAAAATTCAGGCATCTCCTACAAAAATCAACAGTTCACCTCtgacacaggaacagaaaactaaggaaataaagaaaacaactggCAAACTGCTAATGCCAAAGCTTTCATCTACTCTTGGAAAAAGCAGTATGTTGACTGTAGAAAAG GCCAAACCAGGAAAATATATTAGTATTTCTACAAAAAGAGATACAGCCAGCGTGGGATCATCTGAAGATCTAATTTCAGATAAATCAAGTGCTGCTTCAGATGTCTTTGAGTCTTCATTCAGTGGTAGTTCCTCAGCGCAGGACAAAAAAGTCCTTCCTGCACCAAATAAG CCTGGTTTAAAGAAAACGCATCTGAAACTTCCTGGTGTTGCCAGTGGTCTCGCAAGGAAAAGTACTTCATCTTCTTCATCGTCAGTTTCCAGTGTGAGCTCAAATCTGAACTCAAGTTTACCCATTTCTCCCATAGGAAAAAGTG GAAAACCGAATGCAACTTCAAAAACTGGTGTGAGTGGCTCTAAACCTTCATCTAGTATGAATAGACTGTCTCTGGCCAGACCAACCAGAGTGTCATCTCTGCACGCTGTCAATACTGAGAGATCCAGCAAGCAAGCGAGATCAGCTAGTACTCCCAAAATATCTAGTGCTGCAAGCTTGGCTAaatcttcagcttctgctgtaACAGTGCCATCCGAGCCCGAAGGCAGTGGAATTCAGAGGCTGAGGTCTCTCCCCAGTCTGCAGAAGCTATGTCAACAAAATAAAGACGGAAGTACAACAAAAGGAAGCCTGTGCCCAAAGCCCAGGGCTAGAGTTCTGTCAGTTCCTACAAGTCAAACTCAGATTCCAGTGAAAACTACAG ATATAACACCAAACAAGtcagcaacaaaagcaacacCTTCTCTTGGATTAACATTTTGTGGCAAAGTTGGAAG TGCCATGGCAGTCAGCACACCCCTGAAAGCTTCAGAAGATGGGATATTTCAGATTCCCTGTGAGAGGCCTGTCCCCATGACTCCTGCCAGTTTGAAGCGGTCTGCCTTGCCTACTCCTGTCCGTCGTATCTCAGGATTTCCAGCAGCAACTCCTAAAACCACACCAAGATCAGTATTTTCTCCACACGTTGAATCTGTTCGCCGAAGTTCCAGCTTTTCTACCAGAAAGACACTTACAGCTGG TTCTAAACAGATAAAAGAGACGCAGTCGTCATCTTCAGATGACCCATCTCCTCCACCTGTGCAGCCTCTTATGCTTGACTTCTCACCAGAAAAAGCTGTGACAGAAATAGCAGAAGACAAATTAAAAGAGGCTGGAGCACAAAATCAGCTGGCTGAAGAGAGACAAACTAAAGAG atattacTCGTAGATATTGGAGCAGATAACTGTCTCCCACAAACTTTGGAATGTGGAAGTAGACCTCTGATTGACCTCTCCAATACTCCTGAAGTGAATAAGATTATTCCTCTAAAGCCTACATTCTCGGGGCAGGTAAAG ttaattGATTTGAGCTCTCCTCTTATCACTCTGAGTCCTgatataaacaaagaaaatttggATTCCCCTCTGTTGAAGTTCTGA
- the TRMU gene encoding mitochondrial tRNA-specific 2-thiouridylase 1 — translation MKNWDPLDEQGACSVDRDCEDAYRVCQKLDIPFHQVSYVKEYWNEVFSDLLKEYELGRTPNPDIVCNKHIKFNHFLHYAMDNLGADAIATGHYARTSLEDEEVFQQKHTKRPQGLFRNRFEVRNTVKLLQGADLFKDQTFFLSQISQDALRKTIFPLGDLTKSFVKKIASEHGLHHVLKKKESMGVCFIGERNFEKFLLEYLEPQPGNFVSIEDKKVMGTHKGWFLYTIGQRARLAGLQGAWFVVDKDVSTGDIFVAPSTDHPALYRDLLRTNRVHWIAEEPPAELVRDKMMECHFRFRHQMALAPCVLTLNQDGSVWVTLVKPARALTPGQFAVFYKGDECLGSGKILRLGPSVFTMQQGRNREEGTKKEDIDKVEPAT, via the exons ATGAAGAACTGGGACCCGCTGGACGAGCAGGGGGCCTGCTCGGTGGACAGGGACTGCGAGGACGCGTACCGCGTCTGCCAGAAACTGGACATCCCGTTCCACCAGGTGTCCTACGTGAAGGAGTACTGGAACGAGGTGTTCAG tgacCTCTTAAAGGAGTATGAACTGGGAAGGACTCCTAACCCCGACATAGTGTGTAACAAGCATATCAAATTCAACCACTTTCTCCATTATGCTATGGATAACCTTG GAGCAGATGCAATTGCTACTGGGCATTATGCTAGAACTTCACTGGAGGACGAGGAGGTTTTCCAACAGAAACACACTAAAAGACCCCAGGGGCTTTTCAGAAACCGTTTTGAAGTTAGAAACA CTGTAAAACTCCTTCAAGGAGCTGACCTCTTCAAAGACCAGACCTTCTTTCTGAGTCAGATCTCCCAGGATGCTTTGAGGAAAACCATTTTTCCTTTAGGGGATTTAACAAAAAGCTTCGTAAAGAAGATAGCATCGGAACATGGCCTTCATCACgtgctaaagaaaaaagag agTATGGGAGTCTGCTTTATTGGTGaaagaaactttgaaaaattccttcttgAG TACTTAGAACCTCAACCAGGTAACTTTGTTTCCATTGAAGATAAGAAGGTGATGGGAACACACAAAG GTTGGTTCCTGTACACAATAGGCCAGAGGGCAAGGCTGGCAGGCCTGCAGGGTGCGTGGTTCGTTGTAGATAAAGATGTCAGCACTGGAGATATCTTTGTG GCACCATCAACAGATCACCCTGCTTTGTACAGAGACCTGCTGCGGACAAACCGAGTTCACTGGATAGCAGAGGAACCGCCTGCAGAGCTCGTTAGGGATAAAATGATGGAGTGTCATTTCAGGTTTCGGCACCAGATGGCACTGG CGCCGTGCGTGCTGACTCTAAACCAGGATGGGAGCGTGTGGGTGACACTAGTGAAGCCAGCAAGAGCTCTCACTCCTGGACAG TTTGCTGTGTTCTACAAGGGTGACGAGTGCTTGGGCAGCGGGAAGATCCTGAGGCTGGGCCCATCGGTGTTCACCATGCAGCAGGGCAGAAACCGAGAGGAGGGTACCAAGAAGGAAGATATTGACAAGGTAGAACCAGCGACATAG